Proteins found in one Pseudomonas mosselii genomic segment:
- a CDS encoding LysR family transcriptional regulator — protein MAHDLPPLNALRAFEATARLNSVSQAAEALHVTHGAVSRQIKVLEEHLGVALFGKDGRGVKLTDAGVRLRDASFEAFDRLRGVCAELSRDADEAPFVLGCSGSLLARWFIPRLGRLKADLPELRLHLSAGEGDLDPRRPGLDALLVYAEPPWPADMQVHVLAEEWIGPVMSPRFEGFDRLKAAPAVALQREAVLHTTSRPQAWPTWAQQHGIEPGTLSYGQAFEHLYYLLEAAVAGLGVAIAPQPLVADDLKAGRLAAPWGFSPTHAALALWVPRRAADGRAEQLAQWLRRELQQVG, from the coding sequence ATGGCCCATGACCTTCCCCCCCTCAACGCCCTGCGGGCTTTCGAGGCGACCGCCCGGCTGAACAGTGTCAGCCAGGCTGCCGAGGCGCTGCATGTGACCCATGGTGCCGTCAGCCGGCAGATCAAGGTGCTCGAGGAGCATCTGGGCGTGGCCCTGTTCGGCAAGGATGGGCGTGGCGTCAAACTCACAGATGCCGGGGTGCGCCTGCGTGATGCCAGCTTCGAGGCGTTCGACCGGCTGCGCGGTGTCTGCGCCGAGCTTTCCCGCGATGCCGACGAAGCACCCTTCGTGCTCGGCTGTTCTGGCAGCCTGCTGGCGCGCTGGTTCATTCCGCGGCTGGGGCGCCTGAAGGCCGACCTGCCGGAGTTGCGCCTGCACCTGTCCGCGGGTGAAGGCGATCTCGATCCGCGGCGCCCGGGGCTGGATGCGTTGCTGGTCTATGCCGAGCCGCCATGGCCGGCGGACATGCAGGTGCATGTGCTCGCCGAAGAGTGGATCGGTCCGGTGATGAGTCCGCGCTTCGAAGGCTTCGATCGTTTGAAAGCCGCGCCAGCCGTGGCGTTGCAACGCGAGGCCGTGCTCCACACGACTTCGCGGCCACAGGCCTGGCCGACCTGGGCGCAGCAGCATGGCATCGAGCCTGGCACTTTGAGTTACGGCCAGGCATTCGAGCATTTGTACTACCTGCTGGAAGCGGCGGTGGCCGGCCTTGGCGTGGCCATCGCGCCACAGCCGCTGGTGGCGGACGACCTGAAGGCCGGGCGGCTGGCTGCGCCTTGGGGATTCTCCCCGACCCACGCCGCGTTGGCCCTGTGGGTGCCCCGGCGCGCCGCGGACGGGCGCGCCGAGCAGCTGGCGCAATGGCTGCGCCGGGAGCTGCAGCAGGTCGGCTAG
- a CDS encoding DUF883 family protein, translating into MPRNSLRQTSLESMEAEIESLLKTLEHLKHDASEESHKTMKALRGNAENALKHSRSLLSDAYEEVKTRTRQTGVATRDYAQEHPWTTAGVAVGALGLLAAYLMCRRNN; encoded by the coding sequence ATGCCACGCAATTCCCTGCGCCAAACCTCCCTGGAAAGCATGGAAGCCGAGATCGAAAGCCTGCTCAAGACACTGGAGCACCTCAAGCACGATGCCTCGGAGGAGTCCCACAAGACCATGAAGGCGCTGCGCGGCAATGCCGAGAACGCCCTCAAGCATTCGCGCAGCCTGCTCAGCGATGCCTACGAGGAAGTGAAGACCCGCACCCGCCAGACCGGTGTTGCCACCCGAGACTATGCCCAGGAACATCCCTGGACCACTGCGGGTGTGGCAGTTGGCGCCCTCGGCCTGCTGGCCGCCTACCTGATGTGCCGGCGTAATAACTAG
- a CDS encoding dodecin — protein sequence MSDHHTYKKIELVGSSPTSIEEAINNALAEAGKSIKHLEWFEVVDTRGHIRDNKAAHFQVTLKVGFRIANS from the coding sequence ATGTCGGATCATCACACCTACAAGAAGATCGAGCTGGTCGGATCCTCCCCCACCAGCATCGAAGAAGCGATCAACAATGCCCTGGCCGAGGCCGGCAAGAGCATCAAGCACCTGGAATGGTTCGAGGTGGTCGATACCCGCGGGCATATCCGCGACAACAAGGCCGCGCACTTCCAGGTGACGCTGAAGGTGGGCTTCCGTATCGCCAACAGCTGA
- a CDS encoding DUF1161 domain-containing protein produces the protein MKKLILAVGLMALAGGALAAGKPCEELKAEIAAKLDAKGVKGYKLTIAPKGDPADKVVGTCEAGTKVIAYSRD, from the coding sequence ATGAAGAAGTTGATTCTGGCCGTGGGGCTGATGGCGTTGGCCGGTGGTGCGCTGGCGGCGGGCAAGCCGTGCGAGGAGCTCAAGGCGGAGATTGCGGCGAAGCTGGATGCCAAGGGGGTGAAGGGTTACAAGCTTACGATCGCCCCCAAGGGTGATCCTGCCGACAAGGTGGTGGGTACCTGCGAGGCTGGGACCAAGGTAATTGCCTATAGCCGTGACTGA
- a CDS encoding LLM class flavin-dependent oxidoreductase codes for MTHLRDLKISTLDLVPVRADGSPAQSLRNSLDLARHVERFGYNRFWVAEHHNMDGIASSATAVLIGYLAGGTSSIRVGSGGVMLPNHAPLVIAEQFGTLASLYPGRIDLGLGRAPGSDQMTARALRRERSGSADDFPDDVEELSRYLGPRTDDQKVIAVPGHDTEVPMWLLGSSLFSAQLAGMRGMPYAFASHFAPRYMHEAIRIYRDHFKPSTTLDKPYVMLGIPMVVAETDEKAEYLATSVYQRILALIRGQSLMQRPPVESMNGLWLPHERDAVSSFLGLAMIGSPQKVRAKVEVLLEQTGADELIFTSDLYEHADRIRSYELMAQALKTG; via the coding sequence ATGACGCACCTGCGAGACCTGAAGATATCCACCCTCGACCTGGTGCCCGTGCGCGCCGATGGGAGCCCCGCGCAATCACTGCGCAACTCGCTGGACCTGGCCCGGCACGTCGAGCGCTTCGGCTACAACCGCTTCTGGGTCGCCGAACACCACAACATGGACGGCATCGCCAGTTCGGCCACCGCCGTGCTGATCGGCTACCTGGCCGGCGGCACCTCGAGCATCCGCGTCGGCTCCGGCGGGGTGATGCTGCCCAACCATGCACCGCTGGTGATCGCCGAGCAGTTCGGCACCCTGGCCAGCCTGTACCCGGGGCGTATCGACCTGGGCCTGGGCCGCGCCCCGGGCTCCGACCAGATGACCGCCCGCGCCCTGCGCCGTGAACGCTCCGGCAGTGCCGACGACTTCCCCGACGATGTCGAGGAACTGTCGCGTTACCTCGGCCCGCGTACAGATGATCAGAAAGTGATCGCCGTACCTGGCCACGACACCGAGGTGCCAATGTGGTTGCTCGGCTCCAGCCTGTTCAGCGCCCAGCTGGCAGGCATGCGCGGCATGCCCTATGCCTTTGCCTCGCACTTCGCGCCGCGCTACATGCACGAGGCGATCCGCATCTACCGCGACCATTTCAAGCCGTCCACCACGCTGGACAAGCCTTACGTGATGCTCGGCATCCCGATGGTGGTTGCCGAGACCGACGAGAAGGCCGAGTACCTGGCGACGTCGGTGTACCAGCGTATCCTCGCGCTGATCCGTGGCCAGAGCCTGATGCAGCGCCCGCCGGTCGAAAGCATGAATGGACTATGGCTGCCCCATGAGCGCGATGCAGTGAGCAGTTTCCTGGGCCTGGCGATGATCGGCAGCCCACAGAAGGTGCGGGCGAAGGTGGAGGTGCTGCTGGAACAGACCGGGGCGGATGAGCTGATCTTCACCAGCGACCTGTACGAGCATGCCGACCGGATCAGGTCCTATGAGCTGATGGCTCAGGCCTTGAAGACCGGTTAA
- a CDS encoding OsmC family protein translates to MKKTASAVWQGGLKDGKGQISTESGALKQAPYGFNTRFEGTPGTNPEELIGAAHAGCFSMALSMMLGEAGFTPERIDTHAEVSLDKQADGFAITAVHLTLKATVPGASEAQFQEIANKAKAGCPVSKVLNATISLDATLLS, encoded by the coding sequence ATGAAGAAGACAGCATCGGCGGTCTGGCAAGGTGGCCTGAAGGATGGCAAGGGCCAGATCTCCACTGAAAGCGGCGCGCTCAAGCAAGCGCCCTACGGCTTCAACACCCGTTTCGAAGGCACGCCTGGGACTAACCCGGAGGAACTGATCGGCGCTGCCCATGCCGGCTGCTTCTCCATGGCGTTGTCGATGATGTTGGGCGAGGCGGGATTCACGCCTGAACGGATCGACACTCACGCCGAGGTAAGCCTGGACAAGCAGGCTGATGGCTTTGCCATCACCGCCGTTCACCTGACCCTCAAGGCCACCGTGCCTGGGGCCAGCGAGGCGCAGTTCCAGGAGATCGCCAACAAGGCCAAGGCTGGGTGTCCGGTGTCCAAGGTGCTCAACGCGACGATCAGCTTGGACGCCACCCTGCTGTCCTAG
- a CDS encoding DUF1161 domain-containing protein produces the protein MIRVAFGVLASLLATAALAAPKPCEELKAEIEAKIQANKVSSYTLEIVPNAEVSDPNMIVGSCEGGTKKIIYQKNDR, from the coding sequence ATGATCCGCGTTGCATTTGGTGTGCTGGCTTCCCTGCTGGCCACCGCCGCACTGGCCGCGCCCAAGCCGTGCGAGGAACTGAAGGCCGAGATCGAAGCGAAGATCCAGGCGAACAAGGTTTCCTCCTACACGCTTGAGATCGTGCCCAATGCCGAGGTCAGTGATCCCAACATGATCGTTGGCAGCTGCGAGGGCGGCACGAAGAAGATCATCTACCAGAAGAACGATCGGTAA
- a CDS encoding PA0061/PA0062 family lipoprotein has protein sequence MRQPMMLMALSALGACASPLPPVDPGKAWVDLYTITPGRTIMADRLDGQRLDDGRYFQVTPGKHELVVRFDYEIYSGGFSTDPTERTCYLTVRYNDFKAGQRYRLEARAPAMQPQVLLYDANRKVVVNEPSNVTCIP, from the coding sequence ATGCGCCAGCCCATGATGCTGATGGCCCTCAGTGCCCTGGGGGCGTGCGCCAGCCCCTTGCCGCCCGTTGACCCAGGCAAGGCCTGGGTCGATCTCTACACCATCACCCCCGGCAGAACCATCATGGCCGACCGTCTGGACGGCCAGCGCCTGGATGACGGCCGCTACTTCCAGGTGACACCTGGCAAGCATGAGCTGGTGGTGCGCTTCGACTACGAGATCTATTCCGGCGGTTTCAGCACTGACCCCACCGAGCGAACCTGCTATCTCACCGTGCGCTACAACGATTTCAAGGCCGGCCAGCGTTATCGCCTGGAGGCGCGGGCCCCGGCGATGCAGCCGCAGGTGCTGTTGTACGACGCCAACCGAAAGGTGGTCGTGAACGAGCCGAGCAACGTCACCTGTATTCCTTGA
- a CDS encoding PA0061/PA0062 family lipoprotein, with protein MRTLLFAAGTLVLLSGCASFLPSADPNQAWIDLAPGDNDSLHALQVDERAWADTRYFEVQPGNHELTVRYQFAVTPSNIGPVDEPLWRDCQLNLTYKDFTAGQRYQMQAGSIGFRPWIKLYDQQQKLIGQGEPAGCQRT; from the coding sequence ATGCGTACTCTGCTGTTTGCCGCCGGCACGCTCGTGCTGCTGTCCGGTTGTGCCTCATTCCTGCCCAGCGCCGACCCGAACCAGGCCTGGATCGACCTGGCCCCGGGTGACAACGACTCGCTGCATGCCTTGCAGGTTGATGAGCGCGCCTGGGCCGACACCCGCTATTTCGAGGTGCAGCCCGGCAATCACGAGCTGACCGTGCGCTACCAGTTCGCCGTGACGCCCAGCAACATCGGCCCGGTGGACGAGCCGCTGTGGCGCGACTGTCAGCTCAATCTCACCTACAAGGACTTCACGGCCGGGCAGCGCTATCAGATGCAGGCCGGCAGTATCGGTTTCCGCCCCTGGATCAAGCTTTACGACCAGCAGCAGAAACTGATCGGCCAAGGCGAGCCGGCAGGCTGCCAGCGCACCTGA
- a CDS encoding aminopeptidase, which yields MRCSRRVLDRVFTGLVPVALGVLLSGCSSVSYYGQLAEGQWQLLRARQPLDRVIESPATSPVLRQRLLFAEKARAFASAQLKLPDNGSYRVYADLGRPYVVWNVFATPELSLQPVTHCFPIAGCVAYRGYYRQGAARGAAALMRQEGLDVYVGGVEAYSTLGWFDDPILSTMADWGDERLATVIFHELAHQRFYVQDDTEFNESFASFVEQEGTRQWRAARGLAAIEEVGARQREQFTRLVLASRERLQTIYAGPLDEGGKRAAKQAEFERLRREYREVRDRDWGGDRRFDAWIFAPLNNAKLLPFGLYDQWVPAFSKLFDEVGGDWGLFYERVEALGRMPIEQRKAVLGRLMARP from the coding sequence ATGCGCTGCAGCCGTCGGGTTCTCGACCGCGTTTTCACCGGGTTGGTTCCCGTGGCGCTGGGCGTTCTGCTGAGCGGTTGCTCCAGCGTGAGCTACTACGGCCAACTGGCGGAGGGCCAGTGGCAGCTGTTGCGGGCACGCCAGCCGCTGGACCGGGTTATCGAGAGTCCTGCCACCAGCCCGGTGTTGCGCCAGCGCCTGTTGTTTGCCGAAAAGGCCCGGGCCTTCGCCAGCGCGCAGTTGAAGTTGCCGGACAACGGCAGTTACCGGGTCTACGCCGATTTGGGGCGACCGTATGTGGTATGGAATGTGTTCGCGACCCCTGAGCTGTCGTTGCAGCCGGTGACCCATTGCTTCCCCATCGCCGGCTGCGTGGCCTATCGAGGATATTACCGGCAGGGCGCGGCCCGCGGCGCGGCGGCGTTGATGCGCCAGGAGGGCCTGGATGTCTATGTGGGAGGTGTGGAGGCTTATTCCACCCTGGGCTGGTTCGACGATCCGATCCTGTCGACCATGGCCGACTGGGGCGATGAGCGCCTGGCCACGGTGATCTTTCATGAGCTGGCGCACCAGCGCTTCTACGTGCAGGACGATACCGAGTTCAACGAGTCGTTCGCCTCCTTTGTCGAGCAGGAGGGAACACGGCAATGGCGCGCGGCACGTGGGTTGGCTGCCATCGAGGAGGTCGGGGCCCGGCAGCGCGAACAGTTCACCCGGCTGGTGTTGGCCAGCCGCGAGCGATTGCAGACAATTTATGCCGGGCCGTTGGATGAGGGGGGCAAGCGGGCGGCCAAGCAGGCTGAGTTCGAGCGGTTGCGGCGGGAGTACCGCGAGGTGCGGGACCGCGATTGGGGTGGGGATCGGCGTTTCGATGCCTGGATCTTTGCTCCATTGAACAATGCCAAGTTGCTGCCTTTTGGGCTTTATGACCAGTGGGTCCCGGCGTTTTCGAAGCTGTTCGATGAGGTTGGAGGAGACTGGGGACTGTTTTACGAGCGGGTCGAGGCGCTGGGGCGGATGCCGATCGAACAGCGCAAGGCGGTGCTTGGACGGTTGATGGCAAGGCCTTGA
- a CDS encoding HAD family hydrolase → MHQQNILFDLDGTLTDPRSGITRSIQYALAKLGIDEPDLTRLEHFIGPPLLQAFMQFYDFDEAKAWDAVNFYRERFKVTGLYENRVFEGVPQLLQALNGQGRTLYIATSKPWVYAREIARHFEFDHHFKVIYGSELDGTRTNKVELIRHLLDEEGLDPAQTLMIGDRKHDLIGARSNGVQAVAVGYGFGSREELEAETPAFHFETLAELHQAFIKG, encoded by the coding sequence ATGCACCAGCAGAACATCCTTTTCGACCTCGACGGCACCCTGACCGACCCGCGCTCAGGGATTACCCGCTCGATCCAGTACGCCCTGGCCAAGCTGGGCATCGACGAGCCAGACCTGACCCGCCTCGAGCACTTCATCGGCCCACCCCTGTTGCAGGCCTTCATGCAGTTCTATGACTTCGACGAGGCCAAGGCCTGGGACGCGGTGAACTTCTACCGCGAGCGCTTCAAGGTCACAGGGCTGTACGAGAACCGGGTGTTCGAGGGTGTGCCGCAGCTGCTGCAGGCGCTCAACGGCCAGGGCCGCACCCTGTATATCGCCACGTCCAAGCCATGGGTCTATGCCCGCGAGATCGCCCGGCATTTCGAATTCGACCACCACTTCAAGGTGATCTACGGCAGCGAGCTGGACGGCACCCGTACCAACAAGGTCGAGCTGATTCGCCACCTGTTGGATGAAGAGGGACTGGACCCGGCACAGACTCTGATGATCGGCGACCGCAAGCATGACCTGATCGGTGCGCGCAGCAATGGTGTGCAGGCGGTGGCAGTGGGCTATGGGTTCGGCAGCCGGGAGGAACTCGAGGCCGAGACGCCGGCGTTCCATTTCGAGACGCTGGCCGAGTTGCATCAGGCGTTCATCAAAGGCTGA
- a CDS encoding gamma carbonic anhydrase family protein, producing MALRTFQQHTPKVGARAFVDRSAVVIGDVEIGEDSSIWPLTVVRGDMHRIRIGARTSVQDGSVLHITHAGPFNPDGFPLIIGDEVTIGHKVMLHGCTLGNRILVGMGSTIMDGAIVEDEVIIGAGSLVPPGKRLVSGYLYMGSPVKQVRLLSEQEHAFFPYSAGNYVKLKDQHLAEGYDRPQ from the coding sequence ATGGCCCTCCGGACCTTCCAGCAACACACGCCGAAAGTGGGAGCACGGGCCTTCGTCGACCGCTCGGCGGTGGTCATCGGCGACGTCGAGATCGGCGAGGACAGCTCGATCTGGCCGCTGACCGTGGTGCGCGGCGACATGCACCGCATCCGCATCGGCGCGCGCACCAGCGTGCAGGACGGCAGCGTGCTGCACATTACCCACGCCGGGCCGTTCAACCCCGACGGTTTTCCGCTGATCATCGGCGACGAGGTGACCATCGGTCACAAAGTCATGCTGCATGGCTGTACCCTGGGCAACCGCATCCTGGTCGGCATGGGCAGCACCATCATGGACGGCGCCATCGTCGAGGACGAGGTGATCATCGGCGCCGGCAGCCTGGTGCCGCCGGGCAAGCGCCTGGTCAGCGGCTACCTGTACATGGGCAGCCCGGTGAAACAGGTGCGCCTGCTGAGCGAGCAGGAGCACGCGTTCTTCCCCTACAGCGCCGGCAACTACGTGAAGCTCAAGGACCAGCACCTGGCCGAAGGCTACGACCGACCGCAATGA
- the prlC gene encoding oligopeptidase A, protein MVPCFSCQGTRTVSANNPLLQSHDLPPFSAIRAEHVLPAIEQILADNRKAIAEILEKQGKNPTWAGLVLAMDELNDRLGAAWSPVSHLNAVCNSQELREAYESCLPALSAYSTELGQNRALFEAYEALAASPEAAGFDVAQKTIIDHALRDFRLSGIDLPADKQQRYAEVQSKLSELGSRFSNQLLDATQAWTKHVTDEAALAGLTDSAKAQMAAAAQAKGLDGWLITLEFPSYYAVMTYADDRALREELYAAYCTRASDQGPNAGQFDNGPVMEEILDLRQELAKLLGYPNFAELSLATKMAESSDQVLSFLRDLAKRSKPFAAQDLEQLKAFAAEQGTPELASWDAGYFGEKLREQRYSVSQEALRAYFPIDKVLSGLFAIVQRLYGIEIAELRGFDSWHPDVRLFEIKEDGQHVGRFFFDLYARANKRGGAWMDGARDHRRTAAGALQSPVANLVCNFTPATPGKPALLTHDEVTTLFHEFGHGLHHLLTRIEHAGVSGINGVAWDAVELPSQFMENWCWEPEGLALISGHYETGEPLPQDLLDKMLAAKNFQSGMMMVRQLEFSLFDFELHATHGDGRSVLQVLEGVRDEVSVMRPPAYNRFPNSFAHIFAGGYAAGYYSYKWAEVLSADAFSRFEEEGVLNAETGRAFREAILARGGSREPMVLFVDFRGREPSIDALLRHSGLTEDAAA, encoded by the coding sequence ATGGTCCCGTGTTTCTCCTGCCAAGGTACCCGAACCGTGAGTGCGAACAACCCGCTGCTGCAGTCCCATGATCTGCCGCCCTTCTCGGCAATCCGTGCCGAGCATGTGCTGCCGGCGATCGAGCAGATCCTCGCCGACAACCGCAAGGCCATCGCCGAGATCCTCGAAAAGCAGGGCAAGAACCCGACCTGGGCCGGCCTGGTGCTGGCGATGGACGAACTCAACGACCGCCTGGGCGCCGCCTGGAGCCCGGTCAGCCACCTCAACGCGGTGTGCAACAGCCAGGAACTGCGCGAGGCCTACGAGTCGTGCCTGCCAGCCCTGAGCGCCTATTCCACCGAGCTGGGCCAGAACCGTGCCCTGTTCGAAGCCTATGAAGCCCTGGCCGCCAGCCCCGAGGCTGCCGGCTTCGATGTGGCGCAGAAGACCATCATCGATCACGCCCTGCGCGATTTCCGCCTGTCGGGCATCGACCTGCCGGCCGACAAGCAGCAGCGCTATGCCGAAGTGCAGAGCAAGCTCAGCGAGCTGGGCAGCCGCTTCTCCAACCAGTTGCTCGATGCCACCCAGGCCTGGACCAAGCACGTCACCGACGAGGCCGCCCTCGCCGGCCTGACCGACTCGGCCAAGGCGCAGATGGCCGCCGCCGCCCAGGCCAAGGGCCTCGACGGCTGGCTGATCACCCTGGAATTCCCCAGCTACTACGCGGTGATGACCTACGCCGACGACCGCGCCCTGCGCGAAGAACTGTACGCCGCCTACTGCACCCGCGCCTCCGACCAGGGCCCGAACGCCGGCCAGTTCGACAACGGCCCGGTGATGGAAGAGATCCTCGACCTGCGCCAGGAGCTGGCCAAGCTGCTGGGCTACCCGAACTTCGCCGAACTGAGCCTGGCCACCAAGATGGCTGAGTCCAGCGACCAGGTGCTGAGCTTCCTGCGTGACCTGGCCAAGCGTTCCAAGCCGTTCGCCGCCCAGGACCTGGAGCAGCTGAAGGCCTTCGCCGCCGAGCAGGGCACTCCGGAGCTGGCCAGCTGGGACGCCGGCTATTTCGGCGAAAAGCTGCGCGAACAGCGCTACAGCGTGTCGCAGGAAGCCCTGCGCGCCTACTTCCCGATCGACAAGGTGCTCTCCGGCCTGTTCGCCATCGTCCAGCGCCTGTACGGCATCGAGATCGCCGAGCTCAGGGGCTTCGACAGCTGGCACCCGGACGTGCGCCTGTTCGAGATCAAGGAAGACGGCCAGCACGTCGGTCGCTTCTTCTTCGACCTCTATGCCCGTGCCAACAAGCGTGGCGGCGCCTGGATGGACGGTGCCCGCGACCATCGCCGCACCGCCGCTGGCGCGCTGCAGAGCCCGGTGGCCAACCTGGTGTGCAACTTCACTCCGGCCACGCCCGGCAAACCGGCGCTGCTGACCCACGACGAAGTCACCACCCTGTTCCATGAGTTCGGGCACGGCCTGCACCACCTGTTGACCCGCATCGAGCATGCCGGTGTGTCCGGCATCAACGGCGTGGCCTGGGACGCGGTGGAGCTGCCGAGCCAGTTCATGGAGAACTGGTGCTGGGAGCCCGAGGGCCTGGCGCTGATTTCCGGCCACTACGAGACCGGCGAACCGCTGCCCCAGGACCTGCTGGACAAGATGCTGGCGGCGAAGAACTTCCAATCCGGCATGATGATGGTGCGCCAGCTGGAGTTCTCGCTGTTCGACTTCGAGCTGCACGCCACCCACGGCGACGGCCGCAGCGTGCTGCAGGTGCTCGAAGGCGTGCGCGACGAGGTCTCGGTGATGCGTCCGCCGGCCTACAACCGCTTCCCCAACAGCTTCGCGCACATCTTCGCCGGCGGCTACGCGGCGGGTTACTACAGTTACAAGTGGGCCGAAGTGCTGTCGGCCGACGCCTTCTCGCGCTTCGAGGAAGAAGGTGTGCTGAACGCCGAGACGGGCCGCGCCTTCCGCGAAGCCATCCTGGCCCGTGGTGGTTCCCGCGAGCCGATGGTGCTGTTCGTCGACTTCCGGGGCCGTGAGCCTTCCATCGATGCATTGCTGCGCCACAGTGGCCTTACCGAGGACGCGGCGGCATGA
- a CDS encoding YheV family putative zinc ribbon protein gives MSEVAVSTSKRRFIAGAVCPACSEMDKLMMWNEDGVPHRECVACGFTDTLNEQGLSVPSELGTRVNHLAPKAAPAKVQTVQFFPNPKLKKPQD, from the coding sequence ATGAGCGAGGTAGCCGTGAGCACGAGCAAACGACGTTTCATCGCCGGGGCGGTCTGCCCGGCATGCAGCGAGATGGACAAGCTGATGATGTGGAACGAGGACGGCGTGCCGCACCGAGAGTGCGTGGCCTGCGGGTTCACTGACACCTTGAACGAACAAGGCCTGTCGGTACCCAGCGAGCTCGGCACCCGGGTCAACCACCTGGCGCCCAAGGCGGCGCCGGCCAAGGTGCAGACCGTGCAGTTCTTCCCCAATCCGAAGCTGAAGAAGCCGCAGGATTGA
- a CDS encoding PA0069 family radical SAM protein, producing the protein MKPAPIRGRGTADNPHNRFAPSVSVVEDDGWYQEVPLTQGTEVRIETAKTIIARNTSPDLPFDRSINPYRGCEHGCIYCYARPSHAYWDLSPGLDFETKLIAKTNAAEILEQQLSKPGYVCAPINLGSNTDPYQPIEREHQLTRRLLEVLLRYRHPVTIVTKGSLILRDLDLISELASQRLVRVMISLTTLDDELKRTLEPRAAAPKARLRTIRVLREAGVPVGVLCSPMIPMINDSELEHLLEAAKEAGAQSAAYMMLRLPLEVAPLFEQWLQDHYPQRAAHVLSLIRQSRGGELYDSRFGARMRGEGVFAELLAQRFRKAARRLGFEGREALALDCSAFCPPGGQMALF; encoded by the coding sequence ATGAAACCAGCCCCCATTCGTGGCCGCGGCACCGCCGATAACCCCCACAACCGCTTCGCCCCGAGCGTTTCAGTGGTCGAGGACGATGGCTGGTACCAGGAAGTCCCACTCACCCAGGGCACCGAGGTGCGGATCGAGACGGCCAAGACCATCATCGCCCGCAACACCTCCCCCGACCTGCCCTTCGACCGCTCCATCAACCCCTACCGCGGTTGCGAGCACGGCTGCATCTACTGCTACGCCCGTCCTAGCCATGCCTACTGGGACCTCTCCCCCGGCCTCGATTTCGAAACCAAGCTGATTGCCAAGACCAATGCCGCCGAGATACTTGAACAGCAATTGAGCAAGCCCGGTTACGTATGTGCGCCAATCAATCTGGGTTCCAACACCGATCCCTACCAGCCCATCGAGCGCGAGCATCAGCTCACCAGACGCTTGCTCGAAGTGCTACTGCGCTACCGCCACCCGGTGACCATCGTCACCAAGGGCTCGCTGATACTGCGCGACCTTGATCTGATCAGCGAACTGGCCAGCCAGCGTCTGGTGCGGGTAATGATCAGCCTCACCACTCTCGACGATGAGCTAAAGCGCACCCTCGAACCCCGTGCGGCCGCACCCAAGGCGCGCCTGCGGACGATCCGCGTGCTGCGTGAGGCCGGCGTTCCCGTGGGCGTGCTGTGTTCGCCGATGATCCCGATGATCAACGACAGTGAGCTGGAGCACCTGCTGGAGGCGGCGAAGGAAGCCGGTGCGCAGAGCGCGGCTTACATGATGCTGCGCCTACCGCTGGAGGTCGCACCGTTGTTCGAGCAGTGGCTGCAGGATCACTACCCACAGCGGGCCGCGCATGTGCTGAGCCTGATTCGCCAGAGCCGGGGGGGCGAGTTGTATGACAGCCGCTTCGGTGCGCGGATGCGCGGTGAAGGCGTGTTCGCCGAATTGCTGGCGCAGCGCTTTCGCAAGGCGGCCAGGCGGCTGGGGTTCGAAGGGCGGGAGGCGTTGGCGCTGGACTGCAGCGCATTCTGCCCGCCGGGCGGGCAGATGGCGTTGTTTTGA